A window of the Pecten maximus chromosome 19, xPecMax1.1, whole genome shotgun sequence genome harbors these coding sequences:
- the LOC117318007 gene encoding uncharacterized protein LOC117318007 gives MQPVKTFAHAHVRMAHYHQSHNSYEHDDPNSPRSMNSELLQDQDNQISHLDSVSQTNLAFNFPDTEEHHHHYIQNKTFQDTEEVRRHYIQNNTNGINSPRSAKYRNEASSKAKLAKIITVPGGEDQNHLKYQSSTPRSGQTHGETQKGIGTHKSPTQGIQIPQGSVRGMPVSPGSRKTVPHTNMHVTGQASATFPGSVRGYSKANGHLTHSRRRTPSTDTKGSSVAFRRHHPERKEYYVTQFDIEFDKHERHRFLPGEELTGKIIFDISNEMDVRFIELLILGQTTATLVQQESGVSTTKRDVFLSKRSYIIGTPDGRWTSLITPGHYVSNFRLQLPESIPTSCNYQDKINGFNMETMYLVKARICDDVGASSSARSTHSMNNFVKVLVSRKQIFHVKRPFDIHSVPMAMTPISHVEDVPITCSIFSIREPANIQMSLDRSCFLAGDDIKIHLETENRYANRIKKITCVLRQTVSVKGVRSKAQFNIANVEEKYPEGTITKTNKRNLICYEIHLPTHTNFLPSVMPGCRLVTITYSLNVSVKFTTCGGKLMLYVPINLGPCTDPIHLDKTSSVPFFNRPLRFPHFSPHSNGIANGDAQKVQKRPVSGPPVTSKFSYGACSSRFCCCWGDNTLI, from the coding sequence atgcagCCTGTGAAAACATTTGCTCATGCACATGTCAGAATGGCCCATTATCATCAATCCCACAATTCTTATGAACATGACGACCCAAACAGTCCACGCTCTATGAACAGTGAACTTCTTCAGGACCAAGACAATCAAATCAGTCATCTTGACTCTGTTTCACAAACTAATCTGGCTTTTAATTTTCCTGACACGGAGGAGCATCATCACCATTACATACAAAACAAGACATTTCAGGATACGGAAGAAGTACGCCGTCATTATATACAGAACAATACTAATGGCATAAATAGTCCACGTAGTGCTAAATATCGCAATGAAGCTTCCTCCAAGGCAAAACTTGCCAAGATTATCACAGTCCCAGGTGGGGAGGaccaaaatcatttaaaatatcaatcGTCTACCCCCAGAAGTGGCCAGACACATGGTGAAACCCAAAAAGGCATAGGAACCCATAAAAGCCCCACACAAGGTATTCAGATACCACAGGGGTCTGTAAGAGGAATGCCTGTATCCCCAGGGTCCAGAAAAACAGTCCCTCACACCAATATGCATGTGACTGGGCAAGCAAGTGCAACCTTTCCGGGAAGTGTGCGTGGTTACTCAAAAGCCAACGGCCACCTTACGCACAGCCGGCGGAGAACGCCCAGTACTGACACTAAGGGTAGCTCTGTAGCGTTTCGCAGACATCATCCAGAGCGGAAGGAGTATTATGTTACACAGTTTGACATAGAATTTGATAAACATGAACGCCATCGATTTCTACCTGGTGAGGAGCTCACAGGGAAGATTATCTTTGACATAAGCAATGAAATGGATGTTCGTTTTATTGAACTGTTGATACTTGGCCAGACTACTGCAACTCTGGTGCAACAGGAGTCTGGGGTCTCTACTACGAAACGTGATGTGTTTCTCAGTAAACGTTCATACATTATTGGTACCCCGGACGGACGCTGGACATCACTCATTACACCAGGCCACTATGTCTCCAATTTCCGGTTACAGTTGCCAGAAAGCATTCCAACATCTTGCAACTATCAAGACAAAATCAATGGATTCAACATGGAAACTATGTATCTTGTCAAAGCAAGGATCTGTGATGATGTTGGAGCATCATCATCAGCACGAAGTACACACTCCATGAACAATTTCGTCAAAGTGTTAGTATCACGTAAACAGATTTTCCATGTGAAACGACCTTTTGACATTCATTCTGTTCCCATGGCGATGACACCGATATCTCACGTTGAAGATGTTCCAATCACCTGTTCAATTTTCTCGATCCGAGAGCCTGCAAATATTCAAATGTCTCTTGATCGCTCCTGTTTTCTTGCCGGAGATGATATCAAAATTCACCTGGAGACAGAAAACCGCTATGCAAATAGAATTAAAAAGATCACATGTGTTCTGCGACAGACTGTTTCTGTCAAAGGAGTTCGTTCCAAAGCTCAATTCAACATTGCCAACGTTGAGGAAAAATATCCAGAGGGCACTATCACAAAGACAAACAAACGTAACCTTATTTGTTATGAAATCCACCTTCCCACCCATACAAACTTTCTACCCAGTGTCATGCCAGGTTGTCGACTGGTAACGATCACCTACAGTCTCAATGTGAGTGTCAAATTTACGACATGTGGAGGAAAACTCATGCTGTATGTCCCAATAAATCTGGGTCCGTGTACCGACCCGATACACCTAGATAAGACTAGTTCTGTTCCCTTCTTCAACAGACCACTTCGATTCCCGCACTTCTCCCCACATTCAAACGGGATAGCCAATGGAGACGCACAAAAAGTCCAGAAACGACCAGTGTCAGGGCCGCCAGTGACATCCAAGTTCTCGTATGGAGCATGTTCAAGTAGATTCTGCTGTTGTTGGGGTGACAACACTTTGATATGA